The Mesorhizobium koreense genome includes a window with the following:
- a CDS encoding GGDEF domain-containing protein, with product MRFHKSETAFFVFVALVLFAGGIILHAYSVLRANPDSFYAAESLARVAYLSRLLFATGVLLSTALFFGMFFIYPLIRIQVREEGKLRAMTASLSARSETLEHAALTDGLTGTQNRRYFDDALREYLDEFRRIGKPVGLMILDLDHFKQVNDNHGHDVGDEVLREVASCLKDMTRYHDVVARLGGEEFAVVAPNMSEDQLMKFAERIRKAVSNLTVVSGNVRLKVTSSVGIAVWDGRESAEDFYRRADKMLYEAKRLGRNRVCA from the coding sequence ATGCGCTTCCACAAATCGGAAACGGCGTTCTTCGTGTTCGTTGCCCTCGTGCTCTTCGCAGGGGGGATCATCCTGCACGCCTATAGCGTACTGCGCGCCAACCCTGATTCCTTCTATGCCGCTGAAAGTTTAGCGCGTGTCGCTTATCTGAGCAGGCTTCTGTTTGCGACCGGCGTGCTGCTTTCGACCGCGCTCTTCTTCGGCATGTTCTTCATCTATCCGCTGATCCGCATCCAAGTGCGCGAGGAGGGGAAGCTTCGTGCCATGACCGCTTCGCTCAGCGCGCGCTCTGAAACGCTGGAGCATGCGGCGCTGACGGACGGCCTGACGGGCACGCAGAACCGGCGCTATTTCGACGACGCGCTGCGCGAATATCTCGATGAGTTCCGCCGCATCGGCAAGCCGGTCGGCCTGATGATCCTCGACCTCGACCATTTCAAGCAGGTGAACGACAATCACGGACACGATGTCGGCGACGAGGTGCTGCGTGAAGTCGCCTCCTGCCTCAAGGACATGACACGCTATCACGACGTGGTGGCGCGGTTGGGCGGCGAGGAGTTCGCGGTGGTGGCGCCGAACATGAGCGAAGATCAGTTGATGAAGTTCGCCGAGCGTATCCGCAAGGCGGTCTCCAACCTGACCGTCGTGAGCGGCAATGTCCGGCTCAAGGTCACGTCAAGCGTCGGCATAGCCGTCTGGGACGGCCGTGAATCCGCCGAGGATTTCTATCGCCGCGCCGATAAGATGCTCTACGAAGCAAAACGCCTCGGCCGTAACCGGGTCTGCGCGTAG